The sequence below is a genomic window from Acetivibrio clariflavus DSM 19732.
AAGGTCACAAAAACAAAAACAATATTTCCAACAGACAGTTCACTAGAAAAGATTTTATATTTAGCATCAATGAATGTAGTAAAAAAATGGACACAACGTTACAAAAACTGGGATAGAGTACTTAGCCAATTGGTAATCCAATATCCAGGTAGGCTGGAAGAGTATATTTAAGAGCATTCACCCCCACCGCCCTCAAGGGCTCATCCTCATCGCCGGATGGGCTAGACCTCACAAAATTAAAAATATAGGTTTAAAAGGCTAATACTGACCATTATAAATGATTATTGCCAGATTTAATCAAGTTTATGTATAAAACTTAACAAATCCGGCAATAATATATAATGAAAAGGCAATAAAAAACAATATTCTGTAAACCTTGTCAACTAAAATTTACTTGCTAAAGAAGGATTACATAAATTATGATACACAAAATTACTTACATTCCCTTTGGATTTTAAAAGTGTTATATTTCAGCCAACTTTGGAACGAACTAATTTTTAATTAACATTAATATGCTTGGACTCAATAAAATCCTTCTATGTTTTTTATTCTAATATAGAAGGATTCCGTTAGTTTATATTATTATCATATCGGTAAATAAACAATTGAATACTGTTACCTTTCCTTTATCTATACATTCTGTTTCTATATCTTCTACTATAGTTTTTGCTAAGCTACCATCTATTTCTAAGTAGCCTTTCTGTTTCATGTGTTTTTGCAACTTTTCTATTAATGTTTTAATCTCATCAGTGAATTTAATGATTTATTTGCTAAAACCGGACTTATTACTCCGCCTTGTGGTGTTCCGCATTTCCTTTGCTGTATCGTCCCGTCCGGCATTTTTATTGCTGCTTTTAGAAACCTCTCAATATACAGGATAATCCATTTGCTGTCTATATGCTTTCTTACCGCCTTATTTAATAATTCGTGGTCTATATTGTCAAATAATCCTTTAATGTCAAATTCCAATACCCATGACGTTTTCCAGCACCTTTCCCTAGTTACTGCTACAGCTTCAATAGCTGAACGTTTTGGTCTATATCCATACGAATTACTACTAGATATAGGCTCAACTAACTGCTCAAAACTCATGCGGACAGTCATTTGTGCTACTCTGTCTTCTATAGTCGGTATTCCCAGTAACCTTTTCTTTCCGTTTTTCTTTGGTATTTCAACTCCCTTTACTGCTTTTGGGAAATAGCTACCTGATGACATCCTGTTCCATAGCTTGTATAGATTGTTCTTCAAGTCCTTTTCAAATTTTTCAAAGTTAACACCATCAACTCCACTTGCACCATGATTCGCTTTTACACGTTTGTATGCTTCCAGGACTTGATGTCGTGAAATCTCAAACGACTTTCCTTCTTCCATTAAATCCTCCCATTTCTGGTTGTTTAAATTCTGAAGTATAGATAACAGAATCCCTTCGCTCCATTACCATTACAGTAACTTCCACACTACTACGAATTCTTCCGCATCTATGCTCTACATCGCTACTTTCATCCTTGTCATTCCTTCGCTTGGATTTTTCACTTTACATTAGAGCACAGACTTCTCCTGTTCCTTGTAAGAGTCTGTACCAAGCTCCTGCAATCTTTACGCCGACAGCCATCTGAACAGTAATCAGGTTCCCTTCAGATTTATCCCGCGTGGTCAAAAACACCCGGTTTCGACTGTATTTACGTATTAACGACGCTTCCTCGATTGTTCATTTTCATTCAGCTTCCTGGTACGCACTTGATTGATTCATCAATCTTTTCCTGTAACGCTCAATACCACAGCTTTTGACTGCAGCACCAACAGGCAGTTTGAAACCTGCACCTGAATACCGATTTCGAGAGGCCTACTCTCATCTCCTACAAAGCATGATTCATTACGTTTATTCTCCCTCCTTTTGTCGCAATTTCATCTTCAGGACACACTTTGACAGGTACACTTTCCTCCAGTTCACCACCCACATTAGTCTAACGCACCGGAACTAGCTAGCGAGTTTCCTGCAATTCCCCATACCGACTTTCACCGGCAAGTATAGTCCAGCTTCTCTGGATGCACACCTAAAAAAAGAGGAAAGCAAATGCTTTCCTCTTTTTAAATTACTATTTATTTTCAAGTATTAATTACATCTATTATTTTACAATAAAGTTGGTCGGTTCTGCATTGGTTCCGCTATAGGAAATATTGAACCCAATTACTACTGAACCTCCTGGAGGTATAGTACCATTATAGTCTACATTTGAAATTGAAACGGCATTACCATTTTGAGTGTATGTGCAGTTCCATGCATTTGTTATTTTCTGGTTACCTGGGAAATCGAAGCTCAATGTCCATCCATTAACTGCAGTTGAACCATTATTCTTTATTTCAATGCTAACTGTTGCACCTGTACCCCAAGAATTCTGACTATATTTAACTGAGAAGTTGCCTGTTTGTGGCTGTGTAGTCGGTTGTGTTGTTGGTTGTGTCGGAGTCGGTGTTGGCTGTGTTGTTCCTCCACCTACTGTTACTGTTCCTGCTGTCAATGTTGCACTTACAGGCTTTAAGCTTCTGTCTCCAAAGGTTGCCTTGCTTATTGTTACTGTTGATGTTCCGGATACTTTAAATGTGATATTTGCAAATACTCCGTCTTTGCTTATATATTCATTTAACAATGTATCATCCAAGAACAGTATTCTTATTATTCCGTCTTTCTCTTTGTTTATTGCAAAGTTTATTGACGGATTTATTACTATGCTTCCTGCTTCTCCTTTTACATATTCAAGTTTGCTTGCATCGTATGTTATTGTCATGTCTGCTGTTGTAATTCCGTTTGACGGTACATTCGCCAATTTTATAGGTACTACTACCTGTTCACCAGCACTTGCTGTTACTGATTCTACATATGCTGTAAATCCTGTTACTATCGGTCCTGTTGTAGGTTGTGTCGGAGTCGGTGTTGGCTGTGTTGTTCCTCCGCCCACTGTTACTGTTCCTGCTGTCAATGTTGCACTTACTGGCTTTAAGCTTCTGTCTCCAAAGGTTGCCTTGCTTATTGTTACTGTTGATGTTCCGGATACTTTAAATGTGATATTTGCAAATACTCCATCTTTGCTTATATATTCATTTAACAATGTATCATCCAAGAACAGTATTCTTATTATTCCGTCTTTCTCTTTGTTTATTGCAAAGTTTATTGACGGATTTATTACTATGCTTCCTGCTTCTCCTTTTACATATTCAAGTTTGCTTGCATCGTATGTTATTGTCATGTCTGCTGTTGTAATTCCGTTTGACGGTACATTCGCCAATTTTATAGGTACTACTACCTGCTCACCTGCACTTGCTGTTACTGATTCTACATATGCTGTAAATCCTGTTACTATCGGTCCTGTTGTAGGCTGTGATGTTGGAGGTACTGTTGGTTGTGTTGTTCCTCCGCCCACTGTTACTGTTCCTGCTGTCAATGTTGCACTTACTGGCTTTAAGCTTCTGTCTCCAAAGGTTGCCTTGCTTATTGTTACTGTTGATGTTCCGGATACTTTAAATGTGATATTTGCAAATACTCCGTCTTTGCTTATATATTCATTTAACAATGTATCATCCAAGAACAGTATTCTTATTATTCCGTCTTTCTCTTTGTTTATTGCAAAGTTTATTGACGGATTTATTACTATACTTCCTGCTTCTCCTTTTACATATTCAAGTTTGCTTGCATCGTATGTTATTGTCATGTCTGCTGTTGTGATTCCGTTTGACGGTACATTCGCTAATTTTATAGGTACTACTACCTGTTCACCTGCACTTGCTGTTACTGATTCTACATATGCTGTAAATCCTGTTACTATCGGTCCTGTTGTAGGTTGTGTCGGAGTCGGTGTTGGCTGTGTTGTTCCTCCGCCCACTGTTACTGTTCCTGCTGTCAATGTTGCACTTACTGGCTTTAAGCTTCTGTCTCCAAAGGTTGCCTTGCTTATTGTTACTGTTGATGTTCCGGATACTTTAAATGTGATATTTGCAAATACTCCGTCCTTGCTTATATATTCATTTAACAATGTATCATCCAAGAACAGTATTCTTATTATTCCGTCTTTCTCTTTGTTTATTGCAAAGTTTATTGACGGATTTATTACTATACTTCCTGCTTCTCCTTTTACATATTCAAGTTTGCTTGCATCGTATGTTATTGTCATGTCTGCTGTTGTAATTCCGTTTGACGGTACATTCGCCAATTTTATAGGTACTACTACCTGTTCACCAGCACTTGCTGTTACTGATTCTACATATGCTGTAAATCCTGTTACTATCGGTCCTGTTGATGGTTGTGATGTTGGAGGTACTGTTGGTTGTGTTGTTCCTCCACCTACTGTTACTGTTCCTGCTGTCAATGTTGCACTTACTGGTTTTAAGCTTCTGTCTCCAAAGGTTGCCTTGCTTATTGTTACTGTTGATGTTCCGGATACTTTAAATGTGATATTTGCAAATACTCCGTCTTTGCTTATATATTCATTTAACAATGTATCATCCAAGAACAATATTCTTATTATTCCGTCTTTCTCTTTGTTTATTGCAAAGTTTATTGACGGATTTATTACTATGCTTCCTGCTTCTCCTTTTACATATTCAAGTTTGCTTGCATCGTATGTTATTGTCATGTCTGCTGTTGTAATTCCGTTTGACGGTACATTCGCTAATTTTATAGGTACTACTACCTGTTCACCTGCACTTGCTGTTACTGATTCTACATATGCTGTAAATCCTGTTACTATCGGTCCTGTTGTAGGTTGTGTCGGAGTCGGTGTTGGCTGTGTTGTTCCTCCGCCCACTGTTACTGTTCCTGCTGTCAATGTTGCACTTACTGGTTTTAAGCTTCTGTCTCCAAAGGTTGCCTTGCTTATTGTTACTGTTGATGTTCCGGATACTTTAAATGTGATATTTGCAAATACTCCGTCTTTGCTTATATATTCATTTAACAATGTATCATCCAAGAACAGTATTCTTATTATTCCGTCTTTCTCTTTGTTTATTGCAAAGTTTATTGACGGATTTATTACTATGCTTCCTGCTTCTCCTTTTACATATTCAAGTTTGCTTGCATCGTATGTTATTGTCATGTCTGCTGTTGTGATTCCGTTTGACGGTACATTCGCTAATTTTATAGGTACTACTACCTGCTCACCTGCACTTGCTGTTACTGATTCTACATATGCTGTAAATCCTGTTACTATCGGTCCTGTTGTAGGCTGTGATGTTGGAGGTACTGTTGGTTGTGTTGTTCCTCCACCTACTGTTACTGTTCCTGCTGTCAATGTTGCACTTACTGGCTTTAAGCTTCTGTCTCCAAAGGTTGCCTTGCTTATTGTTACTGTTGATGTTCCGGATACTTTAAATGTGATATTTGCAAATACTCCGTCTTTGCTTATATATTCATTTAACAATGTATCATCCAAGAACAATATTCTTATTATTCCGTCTTTCTCTTTGTTTATTGCAAAGTTTATTGACGGATTTATTACTATACTTCCTGCTTCTCCTTTTACATATTCAAGTTTGCTTGCATCGTATGTTATTGTCATGTCTGCTGTTGTGATTCCGTTTGACGGTACATTCGCTAATTTTATAGGTACTACTACCTGCTCACCTGCACTTGCTGTTACTGATTCTACATATGCTGTAAATCCTGTTACTATCGGTCCTGTTGTAGGCTGTGATGTTGGAGGTACTGTTGGTTGTGTTGTTCCTCCACCTACTGTTACTGTTCCTGCTGTCAATGTTGCACTTACTGGCTTTAAGCTTCTGTCTCCAAAGGTTGCCTTGCTTATTGTTACTGTTGATGTTCCGGATACTTTAAATGTGATATTTGCAAATACTCCGTCTTTGCTTATATATTCATTTAACAATGTATCATCCAAGAACAATATTCTTATTATTCCGTCTTTCTCTTTGTTTATTGTCAAAGTTTATTGTACGGATTTATTACTATACTTCCTGCTTCTCCTTTTACATATTCAAGTTTGCTTGCATCGTATGTTATTGTCATGTCTGCTGTTGTGATTCCGTTTGACGGTACATTCGCCAATTTTATAGGTACTACTACCTGTTCACCAGCACTTGCTGTTACTGATTCTACATATGCTGTAAATCCTGTTACTATCGGTCCTGTTGTAGGCTGTGATGTTGGAGGTACTGTTGGTTGTGTTGTTCCTCCACCTACTGTTACTGTTCCTGCTGTCAATGTTGCACTTACTGGCTTTAAGCTTCTGTCTCCAAAGGTTGCCTTGCTTATTGTTACTGTTGATGTTCCGGATACTTTAAATGTGATATTTGCAAATACTCCGTCTTTGCTTATATATTCATTTAACAATGTATCATCCAAGAACAATATTCTTATTATTCCGTCTTTCTCTTTGTTTATTGCAAAGTTTATTGACGGATTTATTACTATACTTCCTGCTTCTCCTTTTACATATTCAAGTTTGCTTGCATCGTATGTTATTGTCATGTCTGCTGTTGTGATTCCGTTTGACGGTACATTCGCTAATTTTATAGGTACTACTACCTGTCCACCTGCACTTGCTGTTACTGATTCTACATATGCTGTAAATCCTGTTACTATCGGTCCTGTTGTAGGTTGTGTCGGAGTCGGTGTTGGCTGTGTTGTTCCTCCGCCCACTGTTACTGTTCCTGCTGTCAATGTTGCACTTACTGGCTTTAAGCTTCTGTCTCCAAAGGTTGCCTTGCTTATTGTTACTGTTGATGTTCCGGATACTTTAAATGTGATATTTGCAAATACTCCGTCCTTGCTTATATATTCATTTAACAATGTATCATCCAAGAACAGTATTCTTATTATTCCGTCTTTCTCTTTGTTTATTGCAAAGTTTATTGACGGATTTATTACTATACTTCCTGCTTCTCCTTTTACATATTCAAGTTTGCTTGCATCGTATGTTATTGTCATGTCTGCTGTTGTGATTCCGTTTGACGGTACATTCGCTAATTTTATAGGTACTACTACCTGCTCACCTGCACTTGCTGTTACTGATTCTACATATGCTGTAAATCCTGTTACTATCGGTCCTGTTGTAGGCTGTGATGTTGGAGGTACTGTTGGTTGTGTTGTTCCTCCACCTACTGTTACTGTTCCTGCTGTCAATGTTGCACTTACTGGTTTTAAGCTTCTGTCTCCAAAGGTTGCCTTGCTTATTGTTACTGTTGATGTTCCGGATACTTTAAATGTGATATTTGCAAATACTCCGTCTTTGCTTATATATTCATTTAACAATGTATCATCCAAGAACAATATTCTTATTATTCCGTCTTTCTCTTTGTTTATTGCAAAGTTTATTGACGGATTTATTACTATGCTTCCTGCTTCTCCTTTTACATATTCAAGTTTGCTTGCATCGTATGTTATTGTCATGTCTGCTGTTGTGATTCCGTTTGACGGTACATTCGCTAATTTTATAGGTACTACTACCTGTTCACCTGCACTTGCTGTTACTGATTCTACATATGCTGTAAATCCTGTTACTATCGGTCCTGTTGTAGGTTGTGTCGGAGTCGGTGTTGGCTGTGTTGTTCCTCCGCCCACTGTTACTGTTCCTGCTGTCAATGTTGCACTTACTGGTTTTAAGCTTCTGTCTCCAAAGGTTGCCTTGCTTATTGTTACTGTTGATGTTCCGGATACTTTAAATGTGATATTTGCAAATACTCCATCTTTGCTTATATATTCATTTAACAATGTATCATCCAAGAACAATATTCTTATTATTCCGTCTTTCTCTTTGTTTATTGCAAAGTTTATTGACGGATTTATTACTATGCTTCCTGCTTCTCCTTTTACATATTCAAGTTTGCTTGCATCGTATGTTATTGTCATGTCTGCTGTTGTAATTCCGTTTGACGGTACATTCGCTAATTTTATAGGTACTACTACCTGCTCACCTGCACTTGCTGTTACTGATTCTACATATGCTGTAAATCCTGTTACTATCGGTCCTGTTGATGGTTGTGATGTTGGAGGTAATGTAGGCTGGAATGGTGGTTGTGTTGGATTTCCTGGATTTACAGAAGAAGAATTAACAATAAAGTTAGTTGGTGCTTCATTTGTTCCACTATAAGAAATATTAAAGCCAATTGTTACCGAACCACCTGCCGGTATAACTGCATTATAATCTACATTATTAATTGTTACTGAAGAACCAGATTGAGTATAAGTACAATTCCAAGCATTTGTTATTTTCTGATTCCCTGGGAATGTAAAGTTAACGGTCCAACCATTTACTGCTGAAGAACCATTATTTGTAATAGTCATACTGACTGTTGCACCTGTACCCCAAGAGTTTTGGGAGTAATTAACAGAAAAATTGCCTGATGAATTTTGTGGTGGTGTTGTAGGTTGAGTCCATGGCGGTGTCGTAGGTTGTGTTGTTGGTATTGTTGAATTACCACTGTTCAATGTGATTGTTCCTGCACTGAATTGAGCAGTTATTGGACTTAAATTTCTATCTCCAAAATTAGCCTTGTTTACTGTTACTGTTGCAGTAGTAGATGCTGAACTTATTACCTTAAAAGTAAGGTTTGTAAATACTCCATCTCTACTTATGTATCCACTTGTTAATGTATCATCTAAAAACAATACTTTTATTGAACCATCTTTATCTTTGTTTATAGCATAGTTAATGCTCGGGTTTGTTACTATGCTTCCCGCTTCGCCACTTACATATTCAAGCTTACTTGAATCGTAAGTGATAGTCATATCAGCTGTGATGATTCCATTTGACGGTACATTTGAAAACTTTACTGGTACTACTATCTGCTGACCAAATGATCCGCTTACAGATTCAACACTTACTGTGAATCCTGCTGCTTCTGCCTTTTCTATTGGCAGCAGTGTGCATAAAAGAAATGCACATAATACAACAGAGATGAATCTTTTGAATTTTGACATGTACATATGCTTTCCTCCTTAAAAATATTTAAAATTTTATATACATCCGGAATTCTGAAAAAAGAATTCCAGACTATATTCAATACATTTTATACGGCACTAAATTAAGCAAATTAAAGTCTATTTTCTCCTTAAACAAATACAAATTATATAAAGCTTATTGAACTCATAAAAAAATTGTGGCAAAATTCAAATACATGTCCATCAAATAAATAAAAGCTAAATTATAAATTTAACTCTATAGCAGAATTCCTCTTTATGAGCTGCTTTGACATATTGCATAAAAAATTGCATAACTCATAAAAATAAATAATAATTATTAATTCTAAATAAATATTTAAATAAAGAATAAAATTTTCCAGATTACTTTAATTCTACAACATATCGGTAATAAATTATATTAACATTATTTTTGATAGCATAATTATTTCTTTCAATTATAACTATTTTTATAATATATTATTTATTAAACTTTCCGTCTATATAGATTATTCGAAAATTTGCATTTTTTTTTGGCACCTTTATTCAATTTTATTGATATAAATTTCAAAACAAAAAAATATCCACAACAATTGTGGATACCTTTTTTACATAAAAACTCTATAAACCTTTATATAATCATATTTTCAACACATAAAATTATATGTTCAAAAAAAGGTGTGAATAAACTGTGGATAATTATCAATATTATCCACAAGTTTACACCTCTATAATAAATTAATATTTAATTACACTGGGATTACTTCAAAACTTCTAGACTGCTTTTTAGGTTATTTTCATACTTATATCAAAAGCCCTTACTGAATGTGTTAAGCTTCCCACTGAAATTATATCAACTCCAGTTTCAGCTATTTCGACTATTGTATCTAAAGTCACATTTCCTGACGCTTCTACAATTGCTTTTCCATTAATTATTTTAACAGCTTCTTTCATCATGTCAAGTCCCATATTGTCTAACATTATTATGTCAGCTTTTCCATCAATTGCCTCAAGCACCTGGTCAATTGTTTCTGTTTCAACTTCTATCTTAATTGTATGAGGAATTTTATTTCGTACAAGTTCAATAGCTTTTTTTATTCCTCCAGCTGCTTTTATATGATTATCTTTTATTAAAACTCCATCAGACAAACAAAATCTATGGTTTGTCCCTCCTCCAACTCTTACAGCATATTTTTCAAGCATTCTAAGTCCAGGAGTAGTCTTTCTGGTATCAACAACTTTTGCCTTTAAATGTTTTATTTTATCAGCATACTGTCTGGTTATCGTTGCAATTCCTGAAAGTCTCTGAAGAATATTCAAGGCTGTTCTTTCTCCCTTTAAAAGGGCTCGGGTTTTTCCATGTATTGTTGCTATGACATCACCTTTACTTACCCATTGTCCGTCTTCAGTATGCTTATCAAATTTAACATCTTGATCCAAAAGCTCAAAAACTCTTTTTGCAACATCCAATCCGGCTATAACACCCGAATCTTTAGCTATCATTTTTGCAAAAGACATAGCATTCTCATCTATAATATTATCGGTAGTAATATCACCTGCAGGCATATCTTCCTTTAACGAATTTATAATTATATTATCTATATCAGATATGGAAAACATATAATTCTCCTTTCTCACACAAGCATATTTTATTTACAATTTTTAATATAAGATTCCTGATCCGAAATAGTCCATACAATAATCTCTTATAATCAAATATTAAAATCAGCTGATTAAGAAATATTAAAATGTTTACTTTTTCTGTATCACTTTAATTATATTTCTCTTCCAATTAATATCATCAGTACTTTGAAAGTCTGTCCTATAATGAGCTCCTCTGCTTTCTTCCCTCTCTAACGCTGCTTCTATTACAATTCTAGCTAACAGCACCATGTTCTGAATCTCAAAATCCTCAATGCTTGTATTATACATATCGCAAATTACACTATAATATTGGTCTATTTTATTTTTCGCAATAATCATACCTTCTCTGTTTCTGATAATACCAACATATTTTGTCATAAGATTTTGAATATCTGTCTTTATTCGTTTTTTATCAATTTGCTTCTTTATACGATTCTTTTTATACGATAGGTGAAAACTTGTATCAAGAGATATATTTTCAGCCAAT
It includes:
- a CDS encoding reverse transcriptase domain-containing protein, which produces MEEGKSFEISRHQVLEAYKRVKANHGASGVDGVNFEKFEKDLKNNLYKLWNRMSSGSYFPKAVKGVEIPKKNGKKRLLGIPTIEDRVAQMTVRMSFEQLVEPISSSNSYGYRPKRSAIEAVAVTRERCWKTSWVLEFDIKGLFDNIDHELLNKAVRKHIDSKWIILYIERFLKAAIKMPDGTIQQRKCGTPQGGVISPVLANKSLNSLMRLKH
- a CDS encoding cohesin domain-containing protein is translated as MLNEYISKDGVFANITFKVSGTSTVTISKATFGDRSLKPVSATLTAGTVTVGGGTTQPTVPPTSQPTTGPIVTGFTAYVESVTASAGEQVVVPIKLANVPSNGITTADMTITYDASKLEYVKGEAGSIVINPSINFAINKEKDGIIRILFLDDTLLNEYISKDGVFANITFKVSGTSTVTISKATFGDRSLKPVSATLTAGTVTVGGGTTQPTVPPTSQPTTGPIVTGFTAYVESVTASAGEQVVVPIKLANVPSNGITTADMTITYDASKLEYVKGEAGSIVINPSINFAINKEKDGIIRILFLDDTLLNEYISKDGVFANITFKVSGTSTVTISKATFGDRSLKPVSATLTAGTVTVGGGTTQPTPTPTQPTTGPIVTGFTAYVESVTASAGEQVVVPIKLANVPSNGITTADMTITYDASKLEYVKGEAGSIVINPSINFAINKEKDGIIRILFLDDTLLNEYISKDGVFANITFKVSGTSTVTISKATFGDRSLKPVSATLTAGTVTVGGGTTQPTVPPTSQPSTGPIVTGFTAYVESVTASAGEQVVVPIKLANVPSNGITTADMTITYDASKLEYVKGEAGSIVINPSINFAINKEKDGIIRILFLDDTLLNEYISKDGVFANITFKVSGTSTVTISKATFGDRSLKPVSATLTAGTVTVGGGTTQPTPTPTQPTTGPIVTGFTAYVESVTASAGEQVVVPIKLANVPSNGITTADMTITYDASKLEYVKGEAGSIVINPSINFAINKEKDGIIRILFLDDTLLNEYISKDGVFANITFKVSGTSTVTISKATFGDRSLKPVSATLTAGTVTVGGGTTQPTVPPTSQPTTGPIVTGFTAYVESVTASAGEQVVVPIKLANVPSNGITTADMTITYDASKLEYVKGEAGSIVINPSINFAINKEKDGIIRILFLDDTLLNEYISKDGVFANITFKVSGTSTVTISKATFGDRSLKPVSATLTAGTVTVGGGTTQPTPTPTQPTTGPIVTGFTAYVESVTASAGEQVVVPIKLANVPSNGITTADMTITYDASKLEYVKGEAGSIVINPSINFAINKEKDGIIRILFLDDTLLNEYISKDGVFANITFKVSGTSTVTISKATFGDRSLKPVSATLTAGTVTVGGGTTQPTPTPTQPTTQPTTQPQTGNFSVKYSQNSWGTGATVSIEIKNNGSTAVNGWTLSFDFPGNQKITNAWNCTYTQNGNAVSISNVDYNGTIPPGGSVVIGFNISYSGTNAEPTNFIVK
- a CDS encoding cohesin domain-containing protein, producing MYMSKFKRFISVVLCAFLLCTLLPIEKAEAAGFTVSVESVSGSFGQQIVVPVKFSNVPSNGIITADMTITYDSSKLEYVSGEAGSIVTNPSINYAINKDKDGSIKVLFLDDTLTSGYISRDGVFTNLTFKVISSASTTATVTVNKANFGDRNLSPITAQFSAGTITLNSGNSTIPTTQPTTPPWTQPTTPPQNSSGNFSVNYSQNSWGTGATVSMTITNNGSSAVNGWTVNFTFPGNQKITNAWNCTYTQSGSSVTINNVDYNAVIPAGGSVTIGFNISYSGTNEAPTNFIVNSSSVNPGNPTQPPFQPTLPPTSQPSTGPIVTGFTAYVESVTASAGEQVVVPIKLANVPSNGITTADMTITYDASKLEYVKGEAGSIVINPSINFAINKEKDGIIRILFLDDTLLNEYISKDGVFANITFKVSGTSTVTISKATFGDRSLKPVSATLTAGTVTVGGGTTQPTPTPTQPTTGPIVTGFTAYVESVTASAGEQVVVPIKLANVPSNGITTADMTITYDASKLEYVKGEAGSIVINPSINFAINKEKDGIIRILFLDDTLLNEYISKDGVFANITFKVSGTSTVTISKATFGDRSLKPVSATLTAGTVTVGGGTTQPTVPPTSQPTTGPIVTGFTAYVESVTASAGEQVVVPIKLANVPSNGITTADMTITYDASKLEYVKGEAGSIVINPSINFAINKEKDGIIRILFLDDTLLNEYISKDGVFANITFKVSGTSTVTISKATFGDRSLKPVSATLTAGTVTVGGGTTQPTPTPTQPTTGPIVTGFTAYVESVTASAGGQVVVPIKLANVPSNGITTADMTITYDASKLEYVKGEAGSIVINPSINFAINKEKDGIIRILFLDDTLLNEYISKDGVFANITFKVSGTSTVTISKATFGDRSLKPVSATLTAGTVTVGGGTTQPTVPPTSQPTTGPIVTGFTAYVESVTASAGEQVVVPIKLANVPSNGITTADMTITYDASKLEYVKGEAGSIVINPYNKL
- the nadC gene encoding carboxylating nicotinate-nucleotide diphosphorylase gives rise to the protein MFSISDIDNIIINSLKEDMPAGDITTDNIIDENAMSFAKMIAKDSGVIAGLDVAKRVFELLDQDVKFDKHTEDGQWVSKGDVIATIHGKTRALLKGERTALNILQRLSGIATITRQYADKIKHLKAKVVDTRKTTPGLRMLEKYAVRVGGGTNHRFCLSDGVLIKDNHIKAAGGIKKAIELVRNKIPHTIKIEVETETIDQVLEAIDGKADIIMLDNMGLDMMKEAVKIINGKAIVEASGNVTLDTIVEIAETGVDIISVGSLTHSVRAFDISMKIT